From a single Kitasatospora sp. NBC_00458 genomic region:
- a CDS encoding dienelactone hydrolase family protein, producing MGGCSGPPSHRRKEVPPVAQILLLHSVYGLRPAVQAAADRLRAAGHTVHTPDLFDGRTFDDVEEGMAYKEEVGSDELLRRAVGAAAPLLGSGAPLVYAGFSLGGSLAQNLALADEKALGLLLLHGTSDIREDAATSIPVQLHIAEPDPFEPEDWLNAWYLGMRKAGADVEIHRYRGAGHVFTDPDLPDYDAEAAERTWAVAVDFLAELDDQAA from the coding sequence ATGGGAGGCTGTTCCGGCCCCCCGTCGCACCGTCGCAAGGAAGTCCCGCCCGTGGCACAGATCCTGCTCCTCCACTCCGTGTACGGCCTGCGCCCCGCAGTCCAGGCCGCCGCCGACCGGCTGCGCGCCGCCGGGCACACCGTCCACACCCCCGACCTCTTCGACGGGCGGACCTTCGACGACGTCGAGGAGGGCATGGCGTACAAGGAGGAGGTCGGCAGTGACGAGCTGCTGCGCCGGGCCGTCGGGGCCGCCGCCCCGCTGCTGGGCTCCGGGGCGCCGCTCGTCTACGCGGGCTTCTCGCTCGGCGGCTCGCTCGCCCAGAACCTCGCGCTCGCCGACGAGAAGGCCCTCGGCCTGCTGCTCCTGCACGGCACCTCCGACATCCGCGAGGACGCGGCCACCTCGATCCCGGTCCAGCTGCACATCGCCGAGCCCGACCCGTTCGAGCCGGAGGACTGGCTGAACGCCTGGTACCTGGGCATGCGCAAGGCCGGTGCGGACGTGGAGATCCACCGCTACCGGGGCGCCGGCCACGTCTTCACCGACCCCGACCTGCCGGACTACGACGCGGAGGCGGCGGAGCGGAC